A single region of the Deferribacterota bacterium genome encodes:
- a CDS encoding long-chain-fatty-acid--CoA ligase, with amino-acid sequence MKNYMMDRQLTITDIINRSCKFYKDKEILSVFPDGRKVKYTYENFYERVKSLASFLANLNIKRGDKVATLMNNHNAHLEAYYGIPAAGFIIHTINIKLPLDDIIYIINHADDKVLIIDDTLITLYENIKDKIKVKTIIINSINNIDHPFIDYEKDVMLNNNSNYEFPEINENEPMGMSYSSGTTGRPKGVVYTHKAICLYTVISSGSAAFNLNSNDIIMPVVPMYHVNAWCLPYMGIYAGCKIVLPFAYKGASTLIKLMEETKVNFVAAATTIWHEVAYELDKRNYFHNLANNFTLNIGGSTPSEDILLKLLRANLNIIHTWGMTESSPNGLINKLETVPKEKSIREKAKFLTKQGIPWPFMDVKIVKDGKEVPKDGKTMGNLYIRSPWVINSYYKNEGEDSFKDGWLDTGDIAVIDEDNYIQIVDRSKDLIRSGGEWISSTALENMLLQHSDIIDAAVVAAKHPKWGERPYAFIVTKNGKKIDIVELKELLLTKFPKWWLPDEYIYIDSLPKNANGKILKKELRKYLETYQSNKK; translated from the coding sequence CATGCAAATTTTATAAAGATAAAGAGATACTATCAGTATTTCCTGATGGTAGAAAAGTAAAATATACATATGAAAATTTTTATGAACGTGTTAAATCACTTGCTTCATTTTTAGCTAATTTAAATATTAAAAGAGGTGATAAGGTTGCAACATTAATGAATAACCACAATGCCCACCTAGAAGCATATTATGGAATTCCTGCTGCTGGCTTTATAATTCATACTATAAATATAAAATTACCTTTAGATGATATTATATATATTATAAATCATGCTGATGACAAGGTATTAATTATTGATGATACCCTCATTACTCTCTATGAAAATATAAAAGATAAAATTAAAGTTAAAACAATTATAATAAACTCCATAAATAATATTGATCATCCATTTATTGATTATGAAAAAGATGTTATGTTGAATAATAACTCCAATTATGAATTTCCAGAAATAAATGAAAACGAACCTATGGGGATGAGCTATTCTTCTGGAACAACGGGTAGACCAAAAGGGGTTGTCTATACACATAAGGCAATATGTCTTTATACAGTAATCAGCTCAGGAAGCGCAGCTTTTAACCTAAATTCAAATGATATAATCATGCCGGTTGTCCCAATGTATCATGTTAATGCTTGGTGTCTGCCTTATATGGGTATTTATGCAGGTTGTAAAATAGTTTTACCCTTTGCATATAAAGGAGCTTCTACATTAATTAAACTAATGGAGGAAACAAAAGTTAATTTTGTGGCTGCAGCAACGACTATCTGGCATGAAGTTGCCTACGAACTTGATAAAAGGAATTATTTTCACAATCTAGCAAATAATTTTACCTTAAATATTGGTGGAAGTACACCAAGTGAAGATATACTGTTAAAACTATTAAGGGCAAATTTAAATATAATACATACATGGGGCATGACTGAATCATCACCAAATGGACTAATAAACAAATTAGAAACAGTACCTAAAGAAAAGAGTATAAGAGAAAAAGCTAAATTTCTAACAAAACAGGGAATACCATGGCCATTTATGGATGTAAAAATAGTAAAAGACGGCAAAGAAGTTCCAAAAGATGGCAAAACTATGGGAAACTTATACATAAGGTCACCTTGGGTAATAAACTCATACTATAAAAATGAGGGGGAAGATAGTTTTAAAGATGGTTGGCTTGATACTGGGGACATAGCTGTTATTGATGAAGATAATTACATTCAGATTGTTGATAGATCTAAGGATCTTATACGTTCAGGCGGAGAGTGGATAAGCTCAACCGCATTAGAGAATATGCTTTTACAACACAGTGACATAATTGATGCAGCTGTTGTTGCTGCTAAACACCCAAAATGGGGTGAAAGACCCTATGCTTTTATAGTTACAAAAAACGGTAAAAAAATAGATATTGTGGAACTAAAAGAGTTGTTATTAACTAAATTTCCAAAATGGTGGCTGCCTGATGAATATATTTATATAGATAGTCTTCCAAAAAATGCAAATGGAAAAATATTAAAAAAAGAACTAAGAAAATATTTAGAAACTTATCAATCTAATAAAAAATAA